The proteins below come from a single Crossiella sp. CA-258035 genomic window:
- a CDS encoding metalloregulator ArsR/SmtB family transcription factor, with amino-acid sequence MPATFEVLAEPTRRRILDLLLERPRLVGELTEHLGLTQPGTSKHLRVLREAGLVHVRPEAQRRWYELRPEPLAEIDAWIAPYRRLWTDRLNALENHLDTMPANETESATRSQPIAEPKPGKETR; translated from the coding sequence GTGCCCGCAACCTTCGAAGTACTCGCCGAACCGACCCGCCGCCGCATCCTCGACCTGCTGCTGGAACGCCCCCGCCTGGTCGGTGAGCTGACCGAGCACCTGGGCCTGACCCAGCCCGGCACGTCCAAGCACCTGCGCGTGCTGCGCGAGGCCGGACTGGTCCACGTCCGCCCGGAGGCCCAGCGCCGCTGGTACGAGCTGCGCCCGGAACCGCTGGCCGAGATCGACGCCTGGATCGCCCCCTACCGCCGCCTGTGGACCGACCGCCTCAACGCCCTGGAAAACCACCTCGACACCATGCCCGCCAACGAAACCGAGTCCGCCACCCGCTCCCAGCCCATCGCTGAGCCCAAGCCCGGCAAGGAAACCCGATGA
- a CDS encoding SRPBCC family protein: MTTPPPGDTTRLPDGRLALRIERHLSHPPEKVWRALTTPEHLSAWYPFPATELDLRPGGVIRFDNGEGGTLDGEITDVDPPKVFAFREVDDHLRLELHDQPPGCLLVLTHTFAETAGYENYTTGWHNCLDALATHLSP, from the coding sequence ATGACCACTCCCCCGCCCGGCGACACCACCCGCCTGCCTGACGGCCGCCTCGCCCTGCGCATCGAACGCCACCTGTCCCACCCACCGGAGAAGGTCTGGCGCGCCCTGACCACGCCGGAGCACCTCAGCGCCTGGTACCCCTTCCCCGCGACCGAGCTGGACCTGCGCCCCGGCGGCGTCATCCGCTTCGACAACGGCGAGGGCGGCACCCTGGACGGCGAGATCACCGACGTCGACCCGCCCAAGGTCTTCGCCTTCCGCGAGGTCGACGACCACCTGCGCCTGGAACTGCACGACCAGCCCCCGGGCTGCCTCCTGGTGCTGACCCACACCTTCGCCGAAACCGCCGGCTACGAGAACTACACCACCGGCTGGCACAACTGCCTGGACGCCCTGGCTACCCACCTCTCCCCCTGA
- a CDS encoding anthrone oxygenase family protein, translating into MTALTVAAETTTAVLTGLFFTFSAVVMPALAKRPPAEAADTMRQLNRTIVNPLFLLAFLGAPITAAAVAVVGEFAVLPTIAAVLVVGGMLAVTAIVNVPMNNALEASDPATAAGQELWSGYLRRWTAWNHLRTAACLGATVLYALA; encoded by the coding sequence ATGACCGCGCTGACCGTCGCCGCCGAAACCACCACAGCCGTCCTGACCGGCCTGTTCTTCACCTTCTCGGCGGTCGTCATGCCCGCCCTCGCCAAACGCCCACCGGCCGAAGCCGCCGACACCATGCGCCAACTCAACCGCACCATCGTCAACCCCCTGTTCCTGCTGGCCTTCCTGGGCGCGCCGATCACCGCCGCGGCGGTCGCGGTGGTGGGGGAGTTCGCCGTGCTGCCGACCATCGCCGCCGTGCTGGTGGTAGGGGGGATGCTCGCGGTGACCGCGATCGTGAACGTCCCGATGAACAACGCCCTGGAGGCCAGCGACCCGGCCACGGCGGCGGGACAGGAGCTGTGGAGCGGGTACCTGCGGCGGTGGACGGCGTGGAACCACCTGCGCACGGCGGCCTGCCTGGGGGCGACGGTGCTGTACGCCCTGGCGTGA
- a CDS encoding GNAT family N-acetyltransferase: MTDLVIRSIVPGEERLFASLPDPAVVGRARFGQDYLTIAATGDYRPEWTWVALREDVVVARAAWWGGPQDSEPRMLDWFDFSDAEAAAELLRAAPLRTEYELRLPPGWRQDPVARAAGEARIAAAEAAGYSVLVERFRYRWTPECGVPARPGRLVFRPAPDEESVLAAFRLIHQDSLDAHVRRTVAAEGLEAAAQEELDYLKWLPSGPETWLLAYTPAGELVGITVPGHTPSDPVVGYVGVVPEQRGHGYAFDLLVEATQVHAAAGVDRVVAATDQTNTPMAATFARAGYPVQMERVDLV, from the coding sequence ATGACCGATCTGGTCATTCGTTCGATCGTGCCTGGCGAGGAGCGGTTGTTCGCTTCGCTGCCTGATCCCGCTGTGGTGGGCAGGGCCCGGTTCGGACAGGACTACCTCACCATCGCCGCTACCGGCGACTACCGGCCGGAGTGGACCTGGGTGGCGTTGCGCGAGGACGTGGTCGTGGCGCGCGCCGCCTGGTGGGGTGGTCCGCAGGACAGTGAGCCGCGGATGCTGGACTGGTTCGACTTCTCCGATGCCGAGGCGGCGGCGGAGTTGTTGCGGGCCGCTCCCCTGCGCACCGAGTACGAGCTGCGGTTGCCGCCGGGCTGGCGGCAGGATCCGGTGGCCCGGGCTGCTGGTGAGGCGCGGATCGCGGCGGCGGAGGCGGCTGGGTATTCGGTGCTGGTGGAGCGGTTCCGGTACCGGTGGACGCCGGAGTGCGGGGTGCCGGCGCGGCCTGGGCGGTTGGTGTTCCGGCCTGCTCCTGATGAGGAGTCGGTGCTGGCGGCGTTCCGGTTGATCCACCAGGACAGCTTGGACGCGCACGTGCGGCGCACGGTGGCGGCTGAGGGTCTGGAGGCGGCCGCGCAGGAGGAGTTGGACTACCTCAAGTGGCTGCCGAGTGGGCCGGAGACCTGGTTGCTGGCGTACACGCCTGCCGGTGAGCTGGTCGGGATCACGGTGCCGGGGCACACGCCGTCGGATCCGGTGGTCGGGTACGTCGGGGTGGTGCCGGAACAACGGGGCCATGGTTATGCGTTTGACCTGTTGGTCGAGGCGACGCAGGTGCACGCCGCGGCTGGGGTGGACCGCGTTGTGGCCGCCACCGATCAGACGAACACGCCGATGGCGGCGACGTTCGCCCGTGCCGGGTATCCGGTGCAGATGGAGCGCGTCGACCTGGTGTGA
- a CDS encoding DUF695 domain-containing protein gives MQSIADFWHWWQQDGATQLANAIHTGDFSDLPEQMAHLVNAIDKDLQWELGPGTQAQHSLCVTANGDPALRPLTERWLRAAPPPDTTWEYRAARQADPDVLNQQLTFGDWEVELDQTRLSLTVDEQSLLVDVTVHHPTFATMPESAALQVAFLALTWLLGEDDLERWIGEVNTATAEPADALPADALPETVHAMAARHPEPTWVVMEGEGQDGAQLTAVAMRPLRWIDHPLLDLHAGITLTYPALDPRDLPTGEDLAELQQQEDDLLRLLDNAVLLVAHETGRGARTLHLYCDSTDAATQATLTTWTQRQPNASLDTQPDPAWDQVSHLR, from the coding sequence ATGCAGAGCATCGCGGACTTCTGGCACTGGTGGCAGCAGGACGGCGCCACCCAACTCGCCAACGCCATCCACACCGGCGACTTCAGCGACCTGCCCGAACAGATGGCCCACCTGGTCAACGCCATCGACAAAGACCTCCAGTGGGAGCTCGGCCCCGGCACCCAGGCCCAGCACTCACTCTGCGTCACCGCCAACGGCGACCCCGCCCTGCGCCCCCTCACCGAACGCTGGCTCCGCGCCGCCCCACCACCCGACACCACCTGGGAATACCGCGCCGCCCGCCAAGCAGACCCCGACGTGCTCAACCAGCAGCTCACCTTCGGCGACTGGGAAGTCGAGCTCGACCAGACCCGGCTCTCCCTCACCGTCGACGAACAGTCCCTGCTCGTCGACGTCACCGTGCACCACCCCACCTTCGCCACCATGCCCGAGAGCGCCGCCCTCCAAGTCGCCTTCCTCGCCCTGACCTGGCTACTCGGCGAAGACGACCTGGAACGCTGGATCGGCGAGGTCAACACCGCCACCGCCGAACCAGCCGACGCCCTACCAGCCGACGCGCTCCCGGAAACCGTGCACGCCATGGCCGCCCGCCACCCCGAACCCACCTGGGTGGTCATGGAAGGGGAGGGACAGGACGGCGCCCAGCTCACCGCGGTCGCCATGCGCCCCCTGCGCTGGATCGACCACCCACTGCTGGACCTGCACGCCGGCATCACCCTCACCTACCCGGCCCTGGACCCCCGCGACCTGCCCACCGGGGAAGACCTCGCCGAGCTCCAGCAGCAGGAAGACGACCTGCTCCGGCTGCTCGACAACGCCGTCCTGCTCGTCGCCCACGAAACCGGCCGCGGCGCCCGCACCCTGCACCTCTACTGCGACTCCACCGACGCCGCCACCCAGGCCACCCTCACCACCTGGACCCAGCGCCAGCCCAACGCCAGCCTGGACACCCAGCCCGACCCCGCCTGGGACCAGGTCAGCCACCTCCGCTGA
- a CDS encoding MFS transporter: MGTLGRGFGRLWTVGTVSAVGDGVTMVAGPLLAASLTRDPVQVAGLAVAQQLAWMLFALPSGALVDRVSRRRVLVAAALVRSVALGALGLALLAGQTSLWLLYVVFFVVGCAAVAFENAASTLVPVLVPPAGLTRANGRLLGAAVVGRDLLAKPVGALLFAVAVWVPFVLDAVALLLVAVLSARLPAGVAERRAGRASVGAEVVAGVRWLWRHRVLRVLTVAVAAENVTVGAMTAVLVLIARERLGVGELGFGVLLVVTAVGGVLGGLLADRLIGWFGVPVLLRAGLALEAVAHLALAVSREVVVAGAALAVVGAQLLVFSTVGASLRQSLTPPELLGRVHSSYRWVTGAAMLAGSALGGLLAGWFGLAAPFWLGALGVAVLAVLLPAGVFHEAPLTTTR; encoded by the coding sequence ATGGGGACGCTGGGGCGGGGTTTTGGCCGGTTGTGGACCGTCGGCACGGTGTCGGCGGTCGGCGATGGTGTGACCATGGTGGCCGGTCCGCTGCTGGCGGCGTCGCTGACCAGGGATCCGGTGCAGGTGGCCGGGCTGGCGGTGGCGCAGCAGCTGGCGTGGATGCTGTTCGCGCTGCCGAGCGGGGCGCTGGTGGACCGGGTGTCGCGGCGGCGGGTGCTGGTGGCCGCGGCACTGGTGCGGTCGGTGGCGCTGGGCGCGCTGGGGCTGGCGTTGCTGGCTGGTCAGACGTCGTTGTGGCTGTTGTACGTGGTGTTCTTCGTCGTGGGCTGTGCCGCGGTGGCCTTTGAGAACGCGGCGAGCACGCTGGTGCCGGTGCTGGTGCCCCCTGCCGGGTTGACTCGGGCGAACGGGCGGTTGCTCGGGGCGGCGGTGGTGGGGCGGGACCTGCTGGCCAAGCCGGTGGGGGCGTTGTTGTTCGCGGTGGCGGTGTGGGTGCCGTTCGTGCTGGATGCCGTGGCGTTGTTGCTGGTGGCGGTGTTGTCAGCGCGGTTGCCGGCGGGTGTGGCGGAGCGGCGTGCGGGGCGGGCTTCGGTGGGGGCCGAGGTGGTGGCCGGGGTGCGGTGGTTGTGGCGGCACCGGGTGTTGCGGGTGCTGACGGTGGCGGTGGCCGCGGAGAACGTGACCGTGGGGGCGATGACGGCGGTGCTGGTGCTCATCGCGCGGGAGCGGCTGGGGGTGGGTGAGCTCGGGTTCGGTGTGCTGCTGGTGGTGACGGCGGTCGGCGGGGTGCTCGGTGGGTTGCTGGCGGATCGCCTCATCGGGTGGTTCGGGGTGCCGGTGCTGCTGCGGGCGGGGCTCGCGCTGGAGGCGGTGGCGCACCTGGCGCTGGCGGTGAGCCGGGAGGTGGTGGTGGCTGGGGCGGCGCTGGCGGTGGTGGGGGCGCAGCTGCTGGTGTTCTCCACTGTCGGGGCCTCGTTGCGGCAGTCGTTGACGCCGCCTGAGCTGCTGGGACGGGTGCACAGCAGTTATCGGTGGGTGACCGGGGCGGCGATGCTGGCGGGGTCGGCGCTGGGTGGGTTGCTGGCGGGCTGGTTCGGGCTGGCGGCGCCGTTCTGGCTGGGTGCGCTCGGGGTCGCGGTGCTGGCGGTGCTGCTGCCGGCCGGGGTGTTCCACGAGGCCCCTCTCACCACCACCAGGTGA
- a CDS encoding enoyl-CoA hydratase/isomerase family protein has translation MQLLRLERESSGLAVLTIDAPPLNLYTAALQEELLAAIGELESERPRALLVRAAGKVVSGGVDVSLFAEQADAAQAKVLFDRMLEVPERIAALPLPTVFAAHGLCLTWTFEVALACDLLVASERASFGLVENVIGLTPTMGGTQRLAARAGVARAKEFVFTGDRYPAETLREWGVVNRVLPEAGFAEAARELAVRLAGGPTRAHAATKRVLAHYERGGVAEANREVTGIAAELFETEDLRGGVRSFLTEGPGKATFHGR, from the coding sequence GTGCAGTTGCTTCGCCTTGAGCGGGAATCGTCCGGGTTGGCCGTGCTGACCATCGACGCGCCGCCGTTGAACCTCTACACCGCGGCGTTGCAGGAGGAGCTGCTGGCCGCGATCGGTGAGCTGGAGTCGGAGCGGCCGAGGGCGTTGCTGGTGCGGGCGGCGGGCAAGGTGGTCAGCGGCGGGGTGGATGTGTCGCTGTTCGCCGAGCAGGCGGATGCCGCGCAGGCGAAGGTGTTGTTCGACCGGATGCTGGAGGTGCCGGAGCGGATCGCGGCGCTGCCGTTGCCGACCGTGTTCGCCGCGCATGGCCTGTGCCTGACCTGGACGTTCGAGGTGGCGCTGGCGTGTGATCTGTTGGTGGCCAGTGAGCGGGCCTCCTTCGGCCTGGTGGAGAACGTGATCGGGTTGACCCCGACGATGGGTGGCACGCAGCGGCTGGCGGCTCGGGCGGGGGTGGCGCGGGCGAAGGAGTTCGTGTTCACCGGGGACCGGTATCCGGCGGAGACATTGCGGGAGTGGGGTGTGGTGAACCGGGTGCTGCCGGAGGCGGGTTTCGCCGAGGCGGCGCGGGAACTGGCTGTGCGGTTGGCCGGTGGTCCGACCAGGGCGCACGCGGCGACGAAGCGGGTGCTGGCGCACTACGAGCGGGGTGGGGTGGCGGAGGCGAACCGGGAGGTCACCGGGATCGCGGCGGAGTTGTTCGAGACCGAGGACCTGCGGGGCGGGGTGCGGTCGTTCCTGACCGAGGGGCCGGGCAAGGCGACGTTCCACGGCAGGTGA
- a CDS encoding SRPBCC family protein, translating into MVDQVTGARTEVELTVGVAPEKFWEIVADVTRIGEFSPECKAAAWLDADSPGPRVGARFSGRNEFGNGFVGEVTGVVTECESGRVFSWVVLDGAEDVARPGTTWRYELSPTADGGTTVRHTFEHGPGDTGVRVMAEGKTPEEVTVVVEDRLAQVRDHMTQTIKAMAGADSR; encoded by the coding sequence ATGGTGGACCAGGTGACCGGGGCGCGGACCGAGGTTGAGCTGACCGTGGGGGTCGCGCCGGAGAAGTTCTGGGAGATCGTCGCCGACGTGACCCGGATCGGTGAGTTCAGCCCGGAGTGCAAGGCCGCGGCGTGGCTGGACGCGGACTCCCCCGGGCCCCGGGTCGGTGCGCGGTTCTCCGGGCGCAACGAGTTCGGGAACGGTTTTGTCGGCGAGGTGACCGGTGTGGTGACCGAGTGCGAGTCCGGCCGGGTGTTCAGCTGGGTGGTGCTGGACGGTGCCGAGGACGTGGCGCGGCCGGGGACGACTTGGCGGTACGAGCTCTCCCCCACTGCCGACGGTGGCACGACGGTGCGGCACACCTTCGAGCACGGTCCTGGTGACACCGGGGTGCGGGTGATGGCCGAGGGCAAGACGCCGGAGGAGGTGACCGTGGTGGTCGAGGATCGGCTGGCGCAGGTGCGGGACCACATGACGCAGACGATCAAGGCGATGGCGGGCGCTGACTCCCGGTAG
- a CDS encoding tyrosine-type recombinase/integrase yields the protein MVCGIPLGVLLSEAQESFFLARRSRKDSPHTTAAYRRDLAGIVVLLADAAGCAPAELELAQLGAGALRAAFGEFAETHAKTSVSRAWSTWNQFMNFCVADGLVAGNPMGAVARPRPAPSMPKPLRGEDTPEQLLSAVASGERKSRDPWPERDLLVVGLGLVTGLRSAEMRALLVSSVVGRPGEQRLHVRGKGSRERSIPISAPMEAVIGRYLASCRARFPGLRLGRESALVLDLRGEPIGRGALQYLVSCCYRAAGIHDRVPTGANLHALRHTFATRLAEDGANAAEIMALLGHANLNTSQNYIEATGREQRAAAVGNRTYRALAKVADPGSAGVVEG from the coding sequence GTGGTGTGCGGTATTCCTCTGGGTGTGTTGTTGTCAGAGGCCCAGGAGTCGTTCTTCCTCGCGCGTCGGTCGCGGAAGGACTCGCCGCACACGACCGCGGCGTATCGGCGTGATCTGGCGGGGATCGTGGTGTTGCTGGCCGATGCGGCCGGGTGTGCGCCCGCGGAGCTGGAGTTGGCTCAGCTGGGGGCGGGTGCGTTGCGGGCGGCGTTCGGGGAGTTCGCGGAGACCCATGCCAAGACCTCGGTGTCGCGGGCCTGGTCGACCTGGAACCAGTTCATGAACTTCTGCGTGGCCGATGGGTTGGTGGCGGGGAATCCGATGGGGGCGGTGGCGCGGCCGCGGCCTGCGCCGTCGATGCCGAAGCCGTTGCGGGGTGAGGACACGCCGGAGCAGTTGTTGTCGGCGGTGGCTTCGGGTGAGCGGAAGTCGCGGGATCCGTGGCCGGAGCGGGACCTGCTGGTGGTGGGGCTGGGGCTGGTGACCGGGTTGCGGTCGGCGGAGATGCGGGCGTTGCTGGTCAGCAGTGTGGTGGGGCGGCCTGGTGAGCAGCGGTTGCACGTGCGGGGCAAGGGCAGCCGGGAGCGGTCGATTCCGATCAGTGCGCCGATGGAGGCGGTGATCGGGCGGTATCTGGCTTCGTGCCGGGCGCGGTTCCCCGGGTTGCGGCTGGGGCGGGAGTCGGCGCTGGTGCTGGATCTGCGGGGTGAGCCGATCGGGCGGGGTGCGTTGCAGTACCTGGTGAGTTGTTGTTATCGGGCGGCCGGAATTCATGACCGGGTGCCGACGGGGGCGAACCTGCACGCGTTGCGGCACACCTTTGCCACCAGGCTGGCTGAGGATGGGGCGAATGCGGCGGAGATCATGGCGTTGCTGGGGCATGCGAACCTGAATACGAGTCAGAACTACATCGAGGCGACGGGCCGGGAACAGCGGGCGGCGGCGGTGGGCAACCGTACTTACCGGGCGTTGGCGAAGGTGGCGGATCCGGGGTCGGCGGGGGTTGTGGAGGGCTGA
- a CDS encoding AraC family transcriptional regulator, whose product MAVTSPLALVGDPLGAALHHLRMDGACYFRSELTEPWRLSLPPMGDCLWFHVVTSGRCWLAVPGEEPRLLQPGELALVPHGQGHDLWSAPGLPAPPAIQDIPHEFVSERYAVLRHGGGGAPASLVCGAVRFDHPTGYGLMALLPRLMVAADPALESTLRLFAEEARVLLPGGETVITRLADVLVIQGIRSWLASAPEARAGWLGALRDPQVGRAVALVHREPARAWTVAGLASAVAMSRSAFAARFTELVGEPVMGYVTRWRMHVAAGRLRAGEVSVAEVARELGYRSEAAFSRAFKRVAGVSPGSVRRAGPPVGLPS is encoded by the coding sequence GTGGCTGTCACCTCTCCCCTGGCCCTGGTCGGCGATCCGCTGGGCGCCGCGCTGCACCACCTGCGGATGGACGGGGCCTGTTACTTCCGGTCCGAGCTGACCGAACCGTGGCGGCTCAGCCTGCCGCCGATGGGCGACTGCCTGTGGTTCCACGTCGTCACCTCCGGGCGGTGCTGGCTGGCAGTGCCCGGCGAGGAACCGCGCCTGCTGCAGCCCGGTGAGCTGGCGCTGGTGCCGCACGGGCAGGGGCATGACCTGTGGAGTGCGCCGGGGCTGCCCGCTCCCCCGGCGATCCAGGACATCCCGCACGAGTTCGTCAGCGAGCGGTACGCGGTGCTGCGGCACGGCGGGGGTGGCGCGCCGGCGAGCTTGGTGTGCGGGGCGGTGCGCTTCGACCATCCGACCGGGTACGGGCTGATGGCGCTGCTCCCCCGGCTCATGGTGGCCGCCGATCCGGCGCTGGAGAGCACGTTGCGGCTGTTCGCGGAGGAGGCGCGGGTGCTGCTGCCCGGTGGCGAGACGGTGATCACGCGGCTGGCGGATGTGCTGGTCATCCAGGGAATCCGGAGCTGGCTGGCCAGTGCGCCCGAGGCGCGGGCCGGGTGGCTGGGGGCGTTGCGGGATCCGCAGGTGGGGCGGGCGGTGGCGCTGGTGCACCGGGAGCCGGCGCGGGCGTGGACGGTGGCGGGGCTGGCTTCGGCGGTGGCGATGTCGCGGTCGGCGTTCGCGGCGCGGTTCACCGAGCTGGTGGGTGAGCCGGTGATGGGGTACGTGACGCGGTGGCGGATGCACGTGGCGGCTGGCCGGTTGCGGGCGGGCGAGGTATCGGTGGCTGAGGTGGCGCGGGAGCTGGGGTACCGGTCGGAGGCGGCGTTCAGCCGGGCGTTCAAGCGGGTCGCCGGGGTCTCCCCCGGTTCGGTGCGGCGGGCGGGGCCGCCGGTGGGGTTGCCGAGCTAA
- a CDS encoding DUF4333 domain-containing protein, with translation MMRFGRSGLAVCGVLVAALSGCAGAARPGAAPPVSSSAGPVFEVARVEDGVRKVLVDKYRVAGLASVRCPSGQPVVPSSSFACLVVVSGAAKQVRLTVRGADGSYEVGLPE, from the coding sequence ATGATGCGATTCGGGCGGTCCGGCCTGGCCGTCTGCGGGGTGTTGGTGGCGGCTTTGTCCGGGTGCGCTGGTGCGGCGCGTCCGGGTGCCGCTCCCCCGGTCAGCTCGTCGGCGGGGCCGGTGTTCGAGGTGGCGCGGGTGGAGGACGGTGTGCGGAAGGTGCTGGTGGACAAGTACCGGGTGGCGGGGCTTGCGTCGGTGCGCTGTCCGAGCGGGCAGCCGGTGGTGCCGTCGAGCAGTTTCGCTTGTCTGGTGGTGGTTTCCGGGGCGGCGAAGCAGGTGCGGCTGACGGTGCGCGGCGCGGACGGCTCGTACGAGGTGGGCTTGCCGGAGTAA
- a CDS encoding LLM class flavin-dependent oxidoreductase: protein MRFAIYVPCYGPYGDPALLAELAVAAEESGWDGFFLWDHLVAAPPVADPWVTLGAVAARTNRIVFGPMIVPLPRRRPWKLAAEAGTLQRLSGGRLRLGLGMGVPRDYERFGEAEPAAVRAGRFREGVELLERFFAGERVRHEGAHFQVSDVGFAPVRVPMWTSGLWPRKAPFLSAARVDGLFPIIRDEDGFVLPTPEQAGRIKADFVASGGRADADLALWGSGVQPTAALVPEYAEAGVTWLLQDAWRRSVAELRAVVAAGPPR from the coding sequence ATGCGGTTCGCGATCTACGTGCCCTGTTACGGCCCGTACGGGGATCCGGCGTTGCTGGCCGAGTTGGCGGTGGCCGCCGAGGAGTCGGGCTGGGATGGTTTCTTCCTGTGGGACCACCTGGTGGCGGCGCCGCCGGTGGCTGATCCGTGGGTGACCCTGGGTGCGGTGGCGGCGCGGACCAACCGGATCGTGTTCGGGCCGATGATCGTGCCGCTCCCCCGCCGCCGGCCGTGGAAGCTGGCCGCGGAGGCGGGCACGTTGCAGCGGTTGTCCGGCGGGCGGTTGCGGCTGGGGCTGGGCATGGGGGTGCCGAGGGACTACGAGCGTTTTGGCGAGGCGGAGCCGGCCGCGGTGCGGGCTGGGCGGTTCCGGGAGGGGGTGGAGCTGCTGGAGCGGTTCTTCGCCGGGGAGCGGGTGCGGCACGAGGGGGCGCACTTCCAGGTCTCGGACGTGGGGTTCGCGCCGGTTCGGGTGCCGATGTGGACCAGTGGGCTGTGGCCGCGCAAGGCGCCGTTCCTGTCCGCGGCGCGGGTGGACGGGTTGTTCCCGATCATCCGGGATGAGGACGGGTTCGTGTTGCCGACGCCGGAGCAGGCGGGGCGGATCAAGGCGGACTTCGTTGCCTCGGGTGGGCGGGCCGATGCGGACCTGGCGTTGTGGGGCAGCGGGGTGCAGCCGACGGCGGCGCTGGTGCCGGAGTACGCGGAGGCCGGGGTGACCTGGTTGTTGCAGGATGCCTGGCGGCGGTCGGTTGCGGAGTTGCGGGCGGTGGTGGCCGCCGGTCCCCCTCGGTGA
- a CDS encoding DinB family protein, with product MTQGEQVAGFAWSNMFVRPEEDPRTFDGYSPDERVVLAGYLRDQRLTLELKCSGLDAEQLARRAVPPSGLSLLGLVRHLADMERFWFRRVLAGEEVPWLYRRAECRDADFEEAVADPAVVARAWADWRAEVEYAEGFLAGCGDLGAELVDADGESTSVREVVIHVIEEYARHMGHADLLRELIDGRLGQ from the coding sequence ATGACGCAGGGTGAGCAGGTCGCGGGGTTCGCGTGGTCGAACATGTTCGTGCGGCCGGAGGAGGATCCGCGGACCTTTGACGGGTACAGCCCTGATGAGCGGGTGGTGCTGGCGGGGTATCTGCGGGATCAGCGGTTGACGCTGGAGCTGAAGTGCTCTGGGTTGGACGCTGAGCAGCTGGCGCGGCGGGCGGTGCCGCCGTCGGGGTTGTCGCTGCTGGGGTTGGTGCGGCATCTGGCGGACATGGAGCGGTTCTGGTTCCGGCGGGTGCTGGCTGGTGAGGAGGTGCCGTGGTTGTACCGGCGGGCGGAGTGCCGGGATGCGGACTTCGAGGAGGCGGTGGCGGATCCGGCGGTGGTGGCGCGGGCCTGGGCGGACTGGCGGGCTGAGGTCGAGTACGCGGAGGGGTTCCTGGCCGGGTGTGGGGACCTGGGTGCGGAGCTGGTGGACGCTGATGGGGAGTCGACCTCGGTGCGGGAGGTGGTGATCCATGTGATCGAGGAGTACGCGCGGCACATGGGGCATGCTGACCTGCTGCGGGAGTTGATCGACGGGCGGTTGGGTCAGTAG
- a CDS encoding MOSC N-terminal beta barrel domain-containing protein — MARVLELNYFPIKGCAGVSAADVSVTPAGLAFDRSFMVVSPEGVFRSQRRDPRLALVRPSVLGGGEVLRLAAEGFEPVEFEVAATGQGRPVEMFGDPYRGIDQGEVAAAWLSAVVGDPCRLVRVPADHDRVTDGLTPGTSGFADSSAVHLLSAASLAGLNERMVAAGAVALPMARFRPNIVVDGWDGPHVEDGLRRLRVGDVELGYTKLAIRCAVTTVDQESGVKRGPEPLRSLAKYRRAAQGGVAFGVKFAVTRVGKVSVGDEVSVLEWGVSEL; from the coding sequence GTGGCGAGGGTGTTGGAGCTGAACTACTTCCCGATCAAGGGCTGTGCCGGGGTGTCGGCGGCGGATGTGTCGGTGACGCCGGCCGGGCTGGCGTTCGACCGGAGTTTCATGGTGGTCAGCCCGGAGGGGGTGTTCCGGTCGCAGCGGCGGGATCCGCGGCTTGCGCTGGTGCGACCGTCGGTGCTGGGCGGCGGTGAGGTGCTGCGGCTGGCGGCCGAGGGGTTCGAGCCGGTGGAGTTCGAGGTGGCCGCGACCGGGCAGGGGCGGCCGGTGGAGATGTTCGGGGATCCGTACCGCGGGATCGACCAGGGTGAGGTGGCCGCGGCGTGGTTGTCGGCGGTGGTGGGTGATCCGTGCCGGTTGGTGCGGGTGCCCGCGGACCATGACCGGGTCACCGATGGGTTGACGCCGGGGACCTCGGGTTTCGCGGACAGCAGTGCGGTGCACCTGTTGTCAGCGGCCTCGTTGGCCGGGTTGAACGAGCGGATGGTGGCGGCGGGGGCGGTGGCGCTGCCGATGGCGCGGTTCCGGCCGAACATCGTGGTCGACGGGTGGGACGGGCCGCACGTGGAGGACGGGTTGCGGCGGCTGCGGGTCGGTGATGTGGAGCTGGGCTACACGAAGCTGGCGATCCGGTGTGCGGTGACCACGGTGGACCAGGAGTCCGGGGTGAAGCGGGGGCCGGAGCCGTTGCGGTCGCTGGCGAAGTACCGGCGGGCGGCGCAGGGCGGGGTGGCTTTCGGGGTGAAGTTCGCGGTGACGCGGGTGGGCAAGGTTTCGGTGGGTGATGAGGTGTCGGTGCTGGAGTGGGGCGTGTCCGAGCTGTAA